One genomic window of Methanobacterium sp. includes the following:
- a CDS encoding winged helix-turn-helix transcriptional regulator — protein sequence MKVFKKKGELTRFQILAEIAKQQPHLRQKDIAEKLGITVQAVSENIKSLTDEGFVEIREDSTRYHITKRGIEKLKKEAADLRKYADEVSETMNTYKSIWPAIAGDNLKKGQNVWLKMEGGILYAVKEETSAYAEVLHDAKKGEDVALIKLNGIIELKTGNVVIIKLPVINQGGSRVSDFGKIQDIYNRGFDKVGIMGTVSRAVINKIDISPDFEFATPYATVAAAKRGLNVLVFAVGNMTKSITQKLDDEGINYVIEDVSMS from the coding sequence ATGAAGGTATTTAAAAAAAAGGGAGAGCTTACAAGATTCCAGATACTTGCCGAAATTGCAAAGCAGCAGCCACACTTAAGGCAAAAGGATATTGCTGAAAAACTTGGAATAACTGTTCAGGCAGTGTCTGAAAACATTAAAAGTTTAACTGATGAGGGATTTGTAGAAATACGTGAAGACAGTACCAGGTATCACATAACTAAAAGAGGAATTGAAAAACTTAAAAAAGAAGCTGCTGACCTTAGAAAGTATGCTGATGAAGTTTCTGAAACAATGAATACCTACAAATCCATCTGGCCTGCGATAGCCGGAGATAATCTGAAAAAAGGCCAGAATGTCTGGCTTAAAATGGAGGGCGGAATCCTTTATGCAGTCAAAGAGGAGACATCCGCTTATGCCGAAGTACTTCATGATGCTAAAAAAGGAGAAGATGTGGCTTTAATAAAATTAAATGGAATTATAGAACTTAAAACTGGTAATGTAGTTATAATAAAGCTTCCTGTTATAAATCAGGGTGGTTCAAGGGTATCTGATTTTGGGAAAATTCAAGACATATACAACAGAGGATTTGATAAAGTAGGGATTATGGGGACTGTTTCAAGGGCAGTAATAAATAAAATTGACATTTCACCTGATTTTGAATTTGCAACCCCCTATGCAACTGTTGCTGCAGCTAAAAGGGGTTTAAATGTACTTGTATTTGCAGTTGGAAATATGACTAAAAGTATAACGCAAAAATTAGATGATGAAGGGATTAATTACGTTATTGAAGATGTTTCAATGTCCTAA
- the purQ gene encoding phosphoribosylformylglycinamidine synthase subunit PurQ — MKVGVIRFPGSNCDRDVYHALELAGGEPDYVWWNQKDLSNFDAIVIPGGFSYGDYLRAGAIASITPVIEGIKEAVKEEKPVLGICNGAQILAEVGLVPGVFTNNENAKFICKRVELKVTSTRTPFTSLYKKNEIIKMPIAHAEGRYYIEEIEKLHDQDQIVLKFEGKNPNGSLEAITGVCDESGLVCAVMPHPERASESVLGSDDGLKFFKGIINFKS; from the coding sequence ATGAAAGTAGGTGTCATACGTTTCCCTGGTTCAAACTGTGATAGAGATGTTTACCATGCACTGGAACTTGCAGGTGGAGAACCAGATTATGTCTGGTGGAATCAGAAAGATTTATCCAACTTTGATGCCATTGTTATCCCCGGCGGATTTTCTTACGGAGATTATCTTAGAGCTGGAGCAATTGCAAGCATAACTCCAGTTATAGAAGGAATAAAGGAAGCAGTTAAAGAAGAAAAACCCGTTCTTGGAATTTGTAACGGTGCTCAGATACTTGCAGAGGTTGGTTTAGTGCCAGGAGTATTTACAAACAATGAAAACGCCAAATTTATCTGTAAAAGAGTTGAATTAAAGGTTACATCAACCAGAACTCCATTTACAAGCCTTTATAAAAAGAATGAAATAATTAAAATGCCAATAGCCCATGCAGAAGGCAGATACTATATTGAAGAAATCGAAAAACTTCATGATCAGGATCAGATCGTTCTTAAATTTGAAGGTAAGAACCCTAATGGCTCTCTTGAAGCAATAACTGGAGTTTGCGATGAATCAGGGCTTGTATGTGCTGTAATGCCACACCCTGAGAGGGCTTCGGAATCAGTTTTAGGTTCAGATGATGGTTTGAAGTTTTTTAAAGGGATTATTAACTTCAAATCCTGA
- the recJ gene encoding single-stranded-DNA-specific exonuclease RecJ, with the protein MDTNNEIMKKAFQKAHRMVKNAEDIQIYSHIDCDGITAGAILSSMLDRLKKDHEVEFITLDKIDDLSIESELTIFSDLGSGQNVHKLGNSSSKIIILDHHPPLRPMIYDNHAAGEFLEINSHYYGIDGSFEVSGGGMSYLLARTFGFNDLSWLGILSAVGDMQNNMPGKLVGLNKSILAESVQNNLVDPVHDLSFYGRQTRPVYVALSYFGDVKLPITNNRNESIHMMNKLGIPTKNGKKARVLSDLSKEEKGLIFSELLKMLSREVPKRYIKYVPKLISGESYEFLEEPKYTPLRDASEFSTAINACSRHKHPEIALNVLKGNRNLALDEMDHLALEHRRYLAQKMDWIREEERIVHLQNLQYFEGSEIKSELIGTVAGMILSYGDWRKPIIGFTPVNDDKDGIKVSLRCSRLLAYDGIHFGNIIRKIAEKSGGNGGGHSVACGAYIPDENINKFLRLLDEYLKGKI; encoded by the coding sequence ATGGATACAAACAATGAAATAATGAAAAAAGCATTCCAAAAAGCTCATAGAATGGTTAAAAATGCTGAAGACATCCAGATTTACAGCCATATTGATTGTGATGGAATAACAGCAGGAGCTATTTTATCTTCCATGCTTGACAGGCTGAAAAAGGATCATGAAGTGGAATTCATAACACTTGATAAAATAGATGACCTTTCTATTGAAAGTGAACTCACAATATTTTCAGATCTTGGTTCCGGGCAGAATGTTCATAAATTAGGTAATTCATCATCTAAAATAATTATTCTGGACCATCACCCTCCACTAAGACCTATGATTTATGATAATCACGCTGCTGGAGAGTTTTTAGAAATAAATTCTCATTATTATGGTATAGACGGATCTTTTGAAGTTTCTGGCGGAGGTATGTCATATCTACTTGCACGTACTTTTGGATTCAATGATTTAAGCTGGCTTGGAATTTTAAGTGCTGTGGGAGATATGCAAAACAACATGCCCGGCAAATTAGTTGGTTTAAATAAAAGTATTCTCGCTGAAAGCGTACAGAACAATCTTGTTGATCCAGTACACGACCTCTCATTCTATGGCCGTCAAACAAGACCAGTTTATGTAGCGCTTTCATATTTCGGCGATGTTAAACTTCCAATAACAAATAACAGAAATGAAAGTATTCACATGATGAATAAGCTGGGTATTCCCACTAAAAATGGTAAAAAAGCCAGAGTTCTATCAGATTTATCTAAAGAAGAGAAAGGTTTGATATTTTCAGAACTTTTAAAGATGTTAAGTCGAGAAGTTCCCAAAAGATACATAAAATATGTTCCAAAACTTATTTCTGGAGAATCCTATGAATTTTTAGAAGAACCCAAATACACTCCACTTAGAGATGCGAGTGAATTTTCAACTGCAATAAATGCATGCAGCCGACATAAACACCCCGAAATTGCATTAAATGTTCTTAAAGGCAATAGAAATCTTGCCCTTGACGAAATGGATCATCTTGCACTTGAACACAGAAGATATCTTGCCCAGAAAATGGACTGGATAAGGGAAGAAGAGAGAATAGTTCACCTGCAGAATTTACAGTATTTTGAAGGAAGCGAGATAAAAAGTGAGCTAATAGGAACAGTAGCAGGAATGATTCTAAGTTATGGGGACTGGAGAAAACCAATAATAGGATTTACTCCTGTAAATGATGATAAAGATGGAATAAAAGTATCATTAAGATGTTCACGGCTTTTAGCTTATGATGGAATTCATTTTGGTAATATAATAAGGAAAATAGCTGAAAAATCTGGTGGTAATGGTGGTGGTCATTCAGTTGCCTGCGGTGCCTATATTCCTGACGAAAACATAAATAAATTCCTTAGATTGCTGGATGAATATCTTAAAGGTAAAATTTAG
- the purS gene encoding phosphoribosylformylglycinamidine synthase subunit PurS, with the protein MKYNAEVKISLKKGMLNPEASTIQRALALLGYEVEGTDTVQTIKFTIDEEDEKIAREEVDDMCQRLLCNPVIHDYEIKITPHNS; encoded by the coding sequence ATGAAATACAATGCTGAAGTGAAAATAAGCCTGAAAAAAGGCATGTTAAATCCAGAAGCTTCAACCATTCAAAGAGCCCTTGCTCTTTTAGGATACGAAGTTGAAGGGACAGATACTGTCCAAACAATCAAATTTACAATTGATGAAGAAGATGAAAAGATTGCAAGGGAAGAAGTGGACGATATGTGTCAGAGACTTCTGTGCAATCCAGTAATCCATGACTATGAAATAAAAATAACCCCCCATAATTCATAA
- the cobA gene encoding uroporphyrinogen-III C-methyltransferase, producing the protein MVVYLIGAGPGDPELITLKAVNALKKADVVLYDKLANDEILKYADGAKLIYVGKQAGHHYKSQNEINEILVKEAKENDVVVRLKGGDPFVFGRGGEEMLALHEEGLSFELIPGVTSAIGVPTTIGLPVTHRGVATSLTLVTGHEDPTKNEKQVKWDFTADTIVILMGIGNLAENTAEIMKYKDPDTPVCVIENGTMENQRIITGTLENITEKDINPPALVVIGHVVDVFKEING; encoded by the coding sequence ATGGTAGTATATTTAATAGGAGCAGGACCTGGCGATCCAGAACTAATCACTCTAAAAGCTGTTAATGCATTAAAAAAAGCAGATGTTGTATTATATGATAAGCTTGCAAATGATGAGATTTTAAAGTATGCAGATGGTGCAAAGCTTATTTATGTAGGTAAACAGGCAGGACATCATTATAAGAGTCAGAATGAAATTAACGAGATTCTTGTGAAAGAAGCGAAAGAAAATGACGTGGTTGTACGGCTTAAAGGAGGAGATCCCTTTGTATTTGGAAGGGGTGGTGAGGAAATGCTGGCTCTCCACGAAGAAGGGCTTTCTTTTGAATTAATTCCCGGCGTAACTTCTGCTATTGGTGTTCCCACAACCATCGGCTTACCAGTCACCCATAGAGGTGTAGCAACCTCACTTACTCTAGTAACAGGACATGAAGACCCTACAAAAAATGAAAAACAGGTTAAATGGGATTTTACAGCCGATACAATTGTAATACTTATGGGAATTGGTAATTTAGCTGAAAATACAGCAGAAATAATGAAATATAAAGATCCTGACACTCCGGTCTGTGTGATTGAAAATGGTACAATGGAAAATCAGAGGATAATCACAGGTACCCTTGAAAATATAACAGAAAAGGACATTAATCCGCCCGCTCTGGTAGTTATTGGGCATGTTGTTGATGTATTTAAGGAAATAAATGGTTGA
- a CDS encoding universal stress protein, translating into MVDLSIKCKQKYNKEIKLTFVTKEGHPADAIIKTVEEQGADPVVMGTSGKHGLNRFLLGSVAENVVRSGPVLY; encoded by the coding sequence ATTGTTGATCTATCCATAAAATGTAAGCAAAAATATAACAAGGAGATAAAATTAACTTTTGTAACTAAAGAGGGCCATCCTGCAGATGCAATTATTAAAACTGTTGAAGAACAGGGCGCTGATCCTGTGGTAATGGGAACCTCTGGAAAACATGGACTGAACCGATTCTTGCTTGGAAGTGTGGCAGAAAATGTGGTTAGATCAGGCCCAGTCCTGTACTGA
- a CDS encoding glycerophosphodiester phosphodiesterase family protein, which yields MQIIAHRGASYFEPENTLRSIKRAIEMNADYVEVDVRMSKDKELIIMHDADISRTTNGTGLVKDKTLLELKEYDAGNGEEIPTLDEVLETVKNKIKLVVEIKEPGTEEKIVEKIIANKLKDTIITSFFHKAVKNVMDSDINAGIIFVGQPVNVGQMASAANANIIFPSYRYMDEELVKDAKRYGLSVYPWAIDDPEIFEKFVRMNVDGIVTNKLMDRTVR from the coding sequence ATGCAGATTATAGCTCACCGAGGAGCTTCTTACTTCGAGCCTGAAAACACATTAAGGAGCATAAAACGAGCAATTGAAATGAATGCAGATTATGTTGAAGTTGATGTCCGCATGAGTAAAGATAAAGAACTTATTATTATGCATGATGCGGATATCAGCAGAACAACAAATGGTACTGGACTTGTGAAGGACAAAACGCTTCTGGAACTTAAAGAATATGATGCTGGGAATGGAGAGGAAATTCCTACATTGGATGAAGTGTTAGAAACTGTAAAGAACAAAATTAAACTGGTAGTTGAAATTAAAGAACCTGGAACTGAAGAAAAAATTGTTGAAAAGATAATTGCAAATAAATTGAAAGATACAATAATCACATCATTTTTTCATAAGGCAGTGAAAAATGTAATGGATTCAGATATAAATGCAGGAATCATATTTGTTGGACAGCCGGTTAATGTGGGACAGATGGCTTCAGCAGCTAATGCAAATATAATTTTTCCAAGTTACAGATATATGGATGAAGAACTGGTAAAAGATGCAAAAAGATATGGATTATCAGTTTACCCCTGGGCAATTGATGATCCTGAAATATTTGAAAAGTTTGTTAGAATGAATGTTGATGGGATAGTGACAAATAAATTAATGGATAGAACAGTTAGATAA
- a CDS encoding signal recognition particle protein Srp19 has translation MKTIIWPVYIDSQKTKKEGRRISKEDAVPSPKLREISNAAKKLQLNPEVENNKSYSRSWWESSGRVSVDKKMPKREILIKISNIIKGMRS, from the coding sequence ATGAAAACAATTATATGGCCGGTTTACATTGATTCACAGAAAACCAAAAAAGAAGGAAGAAGAATTTCTAAAGAAGATGCAGTTCCATCTCCAAAGTTAAGGGAAATCTCCAATGCTGCAAAGAAGCTTCAACTCAACCCTGAAGTTGAAAATAATAAATCATATTCACGTTCGTGGTGGGAATCATCAGGCAGGGTTTCTGTAGATAAAAAAATGCCCAAAAGAGAAATTTTAATAAAAATAAGTAATATTATAAAAGGTATGAGGTCCTAA
- a CDS encoding 2,5-diamino-6-(ribosylamino)-4(3H)-pyrimidinone 5'-phosphate reductase: MKPYVILNAAMTLDGKIATRTGSSEISGKEDLIRVHKIRKEVDAIMVGINTVLADDPRLTVHKIEAESKDNPVRIVVDSKGRVPLNFRILNDDAPTIIAVTENADSQKIKELEKKVTVLKCGKDRVNLKSLMKELVDRGIKTLMLEGGSTLNYSMLENGLVDEVRVCVAPMIVGGKNAKTLVDGEGIDQMSDAIKLKLKKNYFLGEDLILEYKVS, from the coding sequence ATGAAGCCTTATGTCATATTAAATGCTGCAATGACTTTAGATGGAAAAATTGCAACAAGAACAGGCAGCTCTGAAATTTCAGGTAAAGAAGACCTTATTAGGGTACATAAAATCCGGAAAGAAGTTGATGCAATAATGGTTGGAATAAATACCGTTCTTGCAGATGATCCACGTCTCACGGTGCATAAAATCGAGGCTGAAAGCAAAGATAACCCTGTCAGGATTGTCGTTGATAGTAAGGGCAGGGTTCCATTGAATTTCCGTATTTTAAATGATGATGCACCAACAATAATTGCGGTAACAGAAAATGCGGATTCCCAAAAGATTAAAGAATTAGAAAAAAAAGTAACTGTATTAAAGTGCGGTAAAGACAGGGTTAATCTTAAATCATTGATGAAGGAACTTGTAGATAGGGGAATAAAGACCCTGATGCTTGAAGGAGGATCGACGCTGAATTATTCAATGCTTGAAAATGGTCTGGTGGATGAAGTCAGGGTATGTGTAGCACCAATGATTGTCGGTGGAAAGAATGCTAAAACCCTTGTCGATGGTGAGGGTATTGACCAGATGAGCGATGCAATTAAGTTAAAACTTAAAAAAAATTATTTTCTAGGTGAAGATCTGATATTAGAGTATAAAGTTAGTTAA
- a CDS encoding uroporphyrinogen-III synthase — MKGLEGKKIVITRPAERAQDSVEMVKSYGAIPIVTPTIELKDSKPEEMIKLCNMINELDWLVFTSPRAIESFFKYCNLENAENLKVASIGPKTGEVLDNYGVKVDLMPEEYTAEGLLEAFQSIKVKDKKIGLPRTMVARYTLPHGLQRMGAEVILADAYKSDMPDDKSKIYELIDDILNREIDIIMFTSPLTVKNLVKIAKEKGKENILDILRSKEILVAAIGPITRKVLDAYKIDPIMPEEYTFKNMLDKLVEVVNEQTLNEG; from the coding sequence ATGAAGGGCTTAGAAGGTAAAAAAATTGTGATAACAAGACCTGCTGAAAGAGCTCAGGATTCTGTTGAAATGGTGAAATCCTATGGCGCAATTCCCATTGTCACTCCAACTATCGAACTCAAAGATTCCAAGCCAGAAGAAATGATCAAACTTTGCAATATGATTAATGAACTTGACTGGCTTGTATTTACTTCGCCACGGGCAATTGAGTCATTTTTTAAGTACTGCAATCTTGAAAATGCTGAAAATTTAAAAGTTGCATCCATTGGGCCTAAAACAGGTGAAGTTCTGGATAATTATGGTGTAAAAGTTGACCTTATGCCTGAAGAATACACTGCTGAAGGACTCCTTGAAGCATTCCAGAGTATTAAAGTTAAAGATAAAAAAATAGGACTTCCACGAACTATGGTGGCAAGATACACACTTCCCCATGGACTACAAAGAATGGGAGCAGAAGTGATTCTTGCAGATGCCTATAAATCAGACATGCCTGATGACAAATCAAAGATATATGAACTCATTGATGACATATTAAACAGAGAAATTGATATTATAATGTTTACAAGCCCCTTAACCGTTAAAAATCTTGTTAAAATCGCTAAAGAAAAAGGTAAAGAAAATATTCTGGATATACTGCGTAGTAAAGAAATTTTAGTTGCTGCCATCGGCCCTATAACCAGAAAAGTACTGGATGCTTATAAAATTGATCCTATTATGCCTGAGGAGTACACCTTTAAAAATATGCTTGACAAACTGGTTGAAGTGGTAAATGAACAGACTTTAAACGAGGGATGA
- a CDS encoding histidinol phosphate phosphatase domain-containing protein encodes MNKRIDLHTHSLFSDGELLPSELARRAYVLNHEAIAITDHVDASNIDCVKRIREAILDIKDNWDIEVIQGAEITHAPAEVIGKLASKAKKFGAEIVVVHGETIVEPVIEGTNLAAANCPDVDILAHPGLITIEEAEIARDNNIALEISARKGHSLGNGHVAKVAMEVGADLVVDTDTHAPDDLITYETAYRIAKGAGLPEKIINEALRDNPLNILKNKGLL; translated from the coding sequence ATAAATAAAAGAATAGACCTTCACACACATAGTTTATTCAGTGATGGAGAACTTTTACCTTCAGAACTTGCCAGAAGAGCTTACGTTTTAAATCATGAAGCAATTGCAATAACTGATCACGTTGATGCATCAAATATTGACTGCGTTAAAAGAATAAGGGAAGCTATACTTGATATTAAGGATAACTGGGATATAGAAGTAATTCAAGGAGCGGAAATAACACATGCTCCAGCAGAAGTTATTGGAAAGCTTGCATCCAAGGCCAAAAAATTTGGTGCAGAGATTGTTGTTGTTCATGGAGAAACCATTGTAGAGCCTGTAATTGAAGGAACCAATTTAGCTGCTGCTAACTGCCCTGATGTGGATATTTTAGCGCATCCTGGATTAATTACCATTGAGGAAGCTGAAATTGCCAGAGATAATAACATAGCCCTTGAAATAAGCGCGCGAAAAGGTCACAGCCTCGGAAATGGGCATGTTGCTAAAGTTGCCATGGAAGTTGGTGCAGATCTTGTTGTGGATACTGACACACATGCTCCCGATGACCTTATAACTTATGAAACTGCTTATAGAATAGCTAAAGGTGCAGGATTACCTGAAAAGATTATTAATGAAGCATTGAGAGATAATCCACTTAATATTTTAAAAAATAAGGGTTTATTATGA
- a CDS encoding pantoate kinase yields the protein MKCSVFVPSHITGFFEIIDNENSLKKGSRGAGVVMDKGVMTKTKITEGNSINIKINGKYDPGNATITEKTIEIIKREYNLNDKEIRIEHDVEVPIGAGFGTSAAFALGTAMGISKILELPLQFNKIAQIAHMAELEMKSGLGDVIGEISGGIVLRLKEGAPGIGKTTKIELDEEIYVISKTFGEIKTSDIIEDPVYKRRINEMGHILLQELIKEPKPEKFMELSRKFAEKTGLMSQEVKEAANILEDETIGASMAMLGNTVFALSKNQNTSLKDVIVAKIDNSGCRFI from the coding sequence ATGAAATGCTCTGTTTTCGTTCCATCACACATTACTGGATTTTTTGAGATAATAGATAATGAAAATTCTCTTAAAAAAGGGTCTCGCGGGGCCGGTGTTGTTATGGATAAAGGAGTTATGACAAAAACTAAAATTACAGAGGGAAATAGTATTAATATCAAAATTAATGGTAAATATGATCCAGGAAACGCTACAATAACTGAAAAAACCATTGAAATCATTAAAAGAGAATATAATCTTAATGATAAAGAAATAAGGATTGAACATGACGTTGAAGTACCTATTGGCGCAGGATTCGGAACTTCGGCAGCATTTGCCCTTGGAACTGCAATGGGTATTTCAAAAATCCTTGAACTACCTCTTCAATTTAATAAGATAGCTCAAATTGCCCATATGGCAGAATTGGAAATGAAAAGTGGATTAGGCGATGTTATTGGTGAAATTTCGGGAGGAATAGTTCTAAGACTTAAGGAAGGAGCTCCTGGAATTGGAAAAACTACGAAAATTGAATTAGATGAAGAGATTTATGTTATTTCAAAAACTTTTGGAGAAATAAAAACTTCTGATATCATTGAAGATCCTGTTTATAAAAGAAGGATCAATGAGATGGGCCACATTTTGCTGCAAGAACTAATAAAAGAACCTAAACCAGAAAAATTTATGGAATTATCAAGAAAATTTGCAGAAAAAACTGGACTAATGAGTCAGGAAGTTAAAGAGGCCGCTAATATACTTGAAGATGAGACAATCGGCGCTTCAATGGCCATGCTTGGTAATACAGTATTTGCATTATCTAAAAATCAAAATACGAGCTTAAAAGATGTAATAGTGGCTAAAATTGACAATTCTGGCTGTAGATTTATTTAA
- a CDS encoding phosphoribosylaminoimidazolesuccinocarboxamide synthase, which yields MTIKAGKLIYQGKAKGVYETDDPQKVIVEFRDDITAGDGAKKDSINEKGFWNSIISAKLFEIIEEAGIKTQYIDLIKPGMMLSWKLEMIPLEVITRNIAAGSLLRRYPFKPKQTFDPPIIQIDYKSDEYGDPMLNDDIAIALGIIKKEKLEMIKEITLKINKVLKEFLESKGLLFPDFKIEYGYDSDGNIVLGDEISPDTCRFWDAETCDILDKDLFRKGESGVIEAYKRVASIILDEKDKNRWNIEI from the coding sequence ATGACCATTAAAGCTGGAAAATTAATTTATCAGGGCAAGGCGAAAGGAGTATACGAAACAGATGACCCTCAAAAAGTCATAGTGGAATTTAGAGATGACATTACGGCTGGAGATGGGGCTAAAAAGGATAGTATCAATGAAAAAGGTTTCTGGAATTCCATAATTTCTGCAAAACTATTTGAAATCATTGAAGAGGCAGGAATTAAAACCCAGTACATTGATCTCATTAAACCGGGTATGATGCTTTCATGGAAGCTTGAAATGATTCCACTTGAAGTTATCACTAGAAACATTGCTGCTGGAAGCTTACTTCGAAGATACCCATTTAAGCCAAAACAAACATTTGATCCTCCAATTATCCAGATAGACTATAAAAGCGATGAATATGGGGATCCAATGCTGAATGACGATATAGCAATTGCATTAGGTATAATAAAAAAAGAAAAACTGGAAATGATTAAAGAAATCACCTTAAAAATAAACAAAGTTTTGAAGGAATTCCTGGAATCAAAAGGTCTTTTATTCCCTGACTTTAAAATTGAATATGGATATGATTCAGATGGAAATATAGTTCTTGGTGATGAAATAAGTCCAGACACATGCAGATTCTGGGATGCTGAAACATGTGATATTCTGGATAAAGATCTCTTCAGAAAGGGTGAATCCGGAGTTATTGAAGCCTATAAAAGAGTAGCATCTATAATACTTGATGAAAAGGATAAAAATAGATGGAATATTGAGATATAA